CGCCAGCTGGCGGGCCGAGGCGTCCTTCAGGAGGAAGCCGGAGGCTCCCGCGCGGAGCGCCTGGTAGACGTACTCGTCCAGGTCGAAGGTGGTCAGGACGAGGACCTTCGCCGAGCCGTCGGCGGCGACGATCTCCCGCGTCGCCTCGATGCCGTTCAACTCCGGCATGCGGATGTCCATCAGGACCACGTCGGGGGCCAGCTCGCGGACCCGGTGCACCGCCTCCCGGCCGTTCACCGCCTCGCCCACCACCTCGATGTCCGGCATCGCGTTCAGCAGGACCGAGAAGCCCTCGCGGACCATCATCTGGTCGTCGGCGATCAGTACCCGGATCGTCATGCCCCACCCTCGCCCCGAGAAGGCGCGGCGGCGGAGGTCTCCGTGGACGCCGGCACCGGCAGGAACACCGTCACCTCGTACCCTCCCTCGCGCGTCGCCTCGGCCGTCATCTCGCCGTTCAGCATCGTGACCCGCTCCCGCATGCCCGTGATGCCGTGGCCGGCGCCGGGCGAGGGCTTGATCAGGGCCGGGTTGGGCGGAGCGCCGTTGACGATCCGCAGACCGAGCCCGCCCAGAACGTACCCGACCTCCACCCGGGCGCTCGCGCCGGGCGCGTGACGGAGCGTGTTGCTCAGCGCCTCCTGGACGATCCGGTACGCCGACAGCTCCACCCCCTGCGGCAGCTCGCGCACCGCCCCCGTGACCGCCTTCTCCACCTCCAGGCCGGCCTCCCGCACATTGGCTATGAGCGCGTCCAGCTCGGCGAGCGTGGGCTGCGGGGCGTCCGGGACGTCGTAGTCCTCGGCGCGGACCACGCCCAGCACCCGGCGCAGCTCGGTGAGCGCGGCCACCGCGTTCTCCCGGATGGTCGCGAAGGCCTTCTCCAGCTCCGGCGGCGGGTTCTCCACCCGGTAGGGGGCGGCCTCCGCCTGAATGGCGACCACCGACATGTGGTGGGCGACCACGTCGTGCAGCTCACGGGCGATCGTGGTGCGCTCCTCCAGAAGCGTGCGCCGGGACCGTTCGTGCGCGGTCACCGTCTGCTGGGCCGTGACCTCCTGCTCGGCCTGCCGGCGGATGTGCCACACGGTGACGGCGAGCAGCAGGATCGCGGAGAAGACCAGCATGGACGCGGTGTTCGTGACGTAGTGGTCCCAGCTGAAGAGGGTCTCGGCGAAGAATCCGTAGATCGCCGTGAGCAGCCACATCCACGCCGCCGTGCGCGGCCGGGTGCGTATCGCCACGACCGTGAGGACCACCAGGTGGGAGACGTAGCTGCCGGGCAGCCACGGCCAGTTCCCGTACGTCGTGCCGAGCAGGGCGACCGCCGATGTCGAGGCCAGCGACAGCCAGAACGCCCCGACCGGCCGTACCAGCGTCATCAGCACCGGCGCCAGGACGAGCAGGCCGGTCAGGAAGCCCAGCAGGCCCCCGCCGCCGTCCGCGAAGGCGATCAGGGCGGCCAGCGCGCCGCCCGCCGCGACCACCGTGTGCCGCGACCAGGCCGCGTACTCGCGCTTGCGGCCCTTCCAGTTGCGGGCGAGCCGGCCGGCCTCCTCCTTGCGGGGCAGCGGGCGGTAGGCGAAGGCGTCGTCGAACAGGTCTCGTCGCAGGCCGCGCAGGGCGTCCATCGCCGCCCGGAACTCCGGGCTGCGCGGCCGGTAGGCCTCGAAGGAGTCGTCCGGGTCGCCGGGGGGCGTGCTGTGCGTCTGCGTCGTCTCGGTCACGATGAAAACGGTAGGCGCACCGAGGGGCGCGGTCGTCACCAGTGAGAGGGGTTCCGGCGGATCCCTCTCAAGTACTACGGGTCCGGGCGTCCGCCGACACGGGCCCGAGAGGGCCGGGTGCCGCCTCAGTACCCGGCCGGCCTGACCAGCCCCGACTCGTACGCGAACACCGCCGCCTGGGTGCGGTCGCGCAGCCCCAGTTTCACCAGGATGCGGCCCACGTGCGTCTTCACGGTCTGCTCGGCGACGACGAGGTGCTGCGCGATCTCGGCGTTCGACAGGCCCTGAGCGATCAGGGCGAGCACCTCCGTCTCGCGCTCCGTGAGATCACCGACCCGCTCCTTCAGGGGGCCCGCGGCCGGTCGTCGAGGCGGGAGAACTCGGCGATCAGCTTGCGGGTGATCACCGGGGCGAGGAGGGCGTCGCCGGCCGCCACAGGGCGAGGACGACGGCCGCGCCCTGCGCGAACCCGACCAGCACGCTCAGCTCCGTGCCCAGGCGGTAGTGGCCCATCTGGTGCCCGTGGCGGCCAGGGCGACGGCGAGCGCGGCCCAGCACACCACCACGATCCCGGGCAGCCGCAGCTTGCGGAGGTGGCGTCCGCGCGCCGACGGCGAGGCGGCGCCACGGTCCGCGCGGACCGGTGCCCTGTCGCTCCCTTTGCCGTTCACGGGCCCAACCCTAGGCACTGCGGGCCGCCTTCGGTTCCGGCCGGTGGGAGCGGTGGTGGACGCGGACCACCGTGGAACGGCGGCCACGGGAGCGGCGACCCCGGGAACGGCGGGTCCCGTGCTCCAGTCCGTGGAACGCCGCCCAGCACACCACCAGCGCCAGAGCGAAGACCGGCAGCCACAGCAGGCGGGCCGCGACCCAGTCCAGCCCGTCGGGAACCGTGTGCAGGCCGGGCAGACGCCCCGCCGTCAGGGCGGTCGCGGTCGTCGCCATCATGGCCGTCTGGTGCCAGAGGAACACCGTCATCGCGGAGAGGTTGACCAGGGCCACCGCCGCCCAGGCCACGGGCCGCCGCATGGCCCGGCGCAGCCGGTCGCGCAGCAGCAGGGCGAGCCCGCACTGGGCGAGGCCGAAGGCGACGGCGGCCAGGGTCGGCGGGTTGAGGTTGGACACCGCCGCGCCGGGCACGCCCACCATCGACGCCGGATAGCCGGCCCAGCGCACGAGCACCGCCGCGGCCACCGCCCCGCCGACGAGCAGCGTCCAGCCCGCTCGGGGGCGCTCCAGCTCGCCCCGGGTCCACGCCGCGCCCAGGGAGTACGGCACCAGCCAGCCCACCCCCAGGTTCACCCAGCCGAGCCACGCAGGGCCGCCCAGGCCGAAGCGCACCAGATCCACATGGAGGACGACCGCCAGCGGCCACAGCGGGTTCAGCCGGGTCACCAGCGGGGTCGCCGCCGTCAGCACGGCGAAGACCAGCAGGAACCACAGCGGTGACAGCGCCAGCTTGACCACGG
The window above is part of the Streptomyces sp. NBC_00425 genome. Proteins encoded here:
- a CDS encoding acyltransferase family protein; amino-acid sequence: MPDTQRKRRPGPALRRAAARIDGATPPQRDRAVDALRALAIVGVVLGHWLVTALVADGGSLRAASPLAAMPWLAPVSWTFQTLAVFFMVGGHVATRSLASARARGDGYGTWLRARLGRLFVPVTAVAAVWTVAAAGLLLGGASFVTVHTVVKLALSPLWFLLVFAVLTAATPLVTRLNPLWPLAVVLHVDLVRFGLGGPAWLGWVNLGVGWLVPYSLGAAWTRGELERPRAGWTLLVGGAVAAAVLVRWAGYPASMVGVPGAAVSNLNPPTLAAVAFGLAQCGLALLLRDRLRRAMRRPVAWAAVALVNLSAMTVFLWHQTAMMATTATALTAGRLPGLHTVPDGLDWVAARLLWLPVFALALVVCWAAFHGLEHGTRRSRGRRSRGRRSTVVRVHHRSHRPEPKAARSA
- a CDS encoding response regulator, yielding MTIRVLIADDQMMVREGFSVLLNAMPDIEVVGEAVNGREAVHRVRELAPDVVLMDIRMPELNGIEATREIVAADGSAKVLVLTTFDLDEYVYQALRAGASGFLLKDASARQLADGVRVVAAGEALLAPSVTRRLITEFSKLSDTPGSVRAALQASYGDLTERETEVLVLIAQGLSNAEIAERLVVAESTIKTHVSRILVKLGLRDRTQAAVFAYEARLVTPG
- a CDS encoding sensor histidine kinase, encoding MTETTQTHSTPPGDPDDSFEAYRPRSPEFRAAMDALRGLRRDLFDDAFAYRPLPRKEEAGRLARNWKGRKREYAAWSRHTVVAAGGALAALIAFADGGGGLLGFLTGLLVLAPVLMTLVRPVGAFWLSLASTSAVALLGTTYGNWPWLPGSYVSHLVVLTVVAIRTRPRTAAWMWLLTAIYGFFAETLFSWDHYVTNTASMLVFSAILLLAVTVWHIRRQAEQEVTAQQTVTAHERSRRTLLEERTTIARELHDVVAHHMSVVAIQAEAAPYRVENPPPELEKAFATIRENAVAALTELRRVLGVVRAEDYDVPDAPQPTLAELDALIANVREAGLEVEKAVTGAVRELPQGVELSAYRIVQEALSNTLRHAPGASARVEVGYVLGGLGLRIVNGAPPNPALIKPSPGAGHGITGMRERVTMLNGEMTAEATREGGYEVTVFLPVPASTETSAAAPSRGEGGA